Part of the Panicum virgatum strain AP13 chromosome 4N, P.virgatum_v5, whole genome shotgun sequence genome is shown below.
CTCTTGCTATAATATGCGGTTTGCAAATAGTGAATTCTCTAACTGCCAGAGCATGCCAAACTGGAATCATCAGAATTTAGGTAGTTGTCTGTAATTATGGACTCTAGCATGACGTAGTCTGGTCTTTGAACAGGAGCgtgtcagggcggggccagggttcggggattttctcggtcggggaagccgaggcttcttcttaagttaataccggtggggcggtctttccccacccggccgagttttttcTTTGAACAGGAGCAATATGGATGAGATTGTCCCTGCTTTGGCTACCAGCCAAGCTTCAACCGATGTCCTGACAGAGCAGCCTTTGAATGTGTACATATGGGACATGGATGAGACACTAATTTTGCTCAAGTCGCTTCTGGATGGGTCTTATGCTGGGGCCTTTGACGGTCTCAAGGACCGTGAGAAAAGTGTTGAAATTGGGAAACGCTGGGAGAACCTCATTCTTGAACTCTGTGATGAGCACTTCTTTTATGAGGAGGTCAGTTAGCACCTAAACCCATACTGTCATACATGTAAGCTATCTACTTATCATGATCAAATTCTATGTGTGTCCATTGTTTATATTTTTCAGAACCATGTTGCAAAGTTATACAGAAATTTGTTCGGATACCTACTATGTTGATTCTAGAAATTCAAACTGTCCATTCTGATTTTCTGTTTTCTGACTAGGATGGTTATGTAGTTATACCTATGAAAGCTAGTTTTATAGATGAAACTTTCCCTGGCATTGTAATTCGCATCATTCATCTAGCTTCACTGCTCTTTTATTCCCTATTGCTTCACTGTTCCTCCTAAGTCATTTAGCTGCTCATTTTTGGACACACTGTTTCTCCCTTTTGTGCTCatatctctctttctctctctctcttttgtttTCAACTGATTTGGTCGTTTTCACACTAATGCAGATTGAGAACTACAATGAACCCTATCTCAATGCTTTAAGTGAATATGATGATGGGAGAGACTTGACCTCATATGATTTTGAGGCTGACTGTTTTAGTTCACCCTATGATGATGTGAACAAAAAGAAGCTTGCTTACAGGCATCGTGCTATAGGAGAGAAATATGCAAAGGTTTCACAACAATTTCTTTATCTTGCAATATTTCCTTTAAAGGTTTAGCTTCATAAGGTGATTCAGCCTGGTATCTGTTTTTGGCTTTATGGTGTCCATGTTATTGCATTCCTATTTGATATGCAAAGGTACATGACAACTATGCAATGGTTATGGATGTATTTAAGACCGAACCTTCTAAATATGGTGGGTTAAATGGCCTGATCACTCTTGTAGTGAATTAGTGTAACTCtcatttcgtttttttttttttttttgaaaagcctCATTTCATTTCTTGAGAATGAAATTTACTGCCTATTTAGCCAGATGTGTGCATACAGTAACAATCTGTGCTTTCTGTTGCAATATATGCCTACTTCTGTATATATAATTTAAACGAGTTGCCACAATGTGACAGAAAGGTTTGCTGTGTAATCTTGCATCATGGTAGAAGAGGGGAAATATGTAAAGAAAGTATGTCCATGTTGTATTAGGCTACTAAATTTTATAGCTGGATCTTCAAACCGTATGGAGGCTCTCTCCTGCAGCGTTCACTAGCAGTGTGCATTGTTGGAGGCCCATTTGTAAAGAAGTTTTGGtcttagaaaaaaaatttagtttaGTAAAGGTAAGTAATTGGCTCCCAAAAGTTCAGTACTGGGAATTTTTCAGAGCAACAATCTTACTATCAGCACCTTTCTGTTGCTTTTGTATTGTTCTTATGTAGCTCTATTTCTTTTGCAACCATACTTCTATTAATGGGTTATTTGTGATCTCTAACTGGGCTGTTTCTGTGCTTGCAGGGTCTGGAAAAAATTCTGGACCAGCACATGGTCAAAGTCTGGAATGATCTGTATAGTTTGACTGATAAGTATACCGATGGCTGGCTGTCTTCAGGTATTCTCATTTGCACTAGTTTTTCGTTGATTATTTCTATTGTTGAGACACTGACATCATCTAAGATATAAGAGCTTACAGCCAATAATGATCTATGAGAGCCTAGTAGTacataataaattaataatataatagctCCCATCTGTTTTacaatatgtgtcctttttacAGAATATTGTTGCTTCCATTAGGAACTTAAGATTTTTTTGGTTATTTTCCATTAGTTTGTACGCATGGAGGTTCATTGTATTGCCCCCATCTTTGTATAAGAGATTTGAATACATCTGTCATCACCAATCCAACATATCTATTGCTTCATAATAGTCTAGTTCTTGCACTGGACAGGTTCTCTCCTATTGCCTTGGTCACAGCTTGCTTCGCTACTGATACTTATTGTCCTCTTGTTACACTCTTGCTTGGGCAATAGCCTTTACCCTACTAATCAAAAGGATGGTCTGAACACTGAAATATTCAAACTCTGTCTGGCCTTGTGATGTGTTCAAAAGCTTACTGAAATTTGTgtggataaacaagcaaaaacaGGACATTAATTGAAAGAAGGAAGTTTTACCTATTAAACTCCAGTTTCAGTCTTATCATTCTCACTGTTAGAGGCCCGACCACTTTTTTCCTGTTATGCAGCTCATAAATTATTGGAAGAAGCATTGGGCAAATCAGCAGCTACACCTACTACCAACTCTTCAAGCATCAACTGCATAGTTACGTCAGGGTCGCTGATTCCAAGCCTTGCCAAATGTTTGCTGTATCGCCTGGATGATGTGGTCTCGGCTGAGAATGGTATGCCTCCAGTTCTGGAACATCCCTTTGAACACTTCTTTTCTGTTGTACTCTATATGGCACTTTGCGAGCAAAACATCTACCTGATGAGTGGATTGAAATATATATAACACTTGTCTTATCCAGTGAATTAGTGTTCTTTGGCTCTCTATACTTTATAAAATTTTGTACAAGGAAGCTACCGTTAGTAATCTATATGCATTGCTTGTATATATCGGTCTATCAGACCAACATGGAATCCGTGAGATTAGGTGTAAACAACTAAATGAAGTTTGTAGTAACAGTTTGCTTTCGTGTTGCAGTTTACAGCTCATGGGAAGTGGGGAAGCTGCAGTGTTTCAAATGGATCAAGGAGCGGTTTGATGGTCCAAATGTTCGCTTCTGTGCGATCGGAGATGGGCATGAAGAATGCAGCGCCGCACAGGTTATGAAGTGGCCATTCATCAAGATTGAGTTCCAACCTGACGCTCCTCACAGGTTCCCAGGCCTAGACATGGCCACAGTCCAGACGTACATGGATGTGATATATGAGTCATCAAGCAAGGATGGTTGACCAACAATTCAAGTTGGTTGGGTTTTCTCCTCCGACCTCCAGTGCCCATGGAGGTCTGGTCTGAGGAAATTGTAAGCAAAGAGATGTCGTGGGAAGAAAGAAACATGTTGTCCTCTCTCGACCTTTACCCTGGCGAATTAGGAGGCTGGTGCCATAAATAAGAGCCTGACTAGTTCTTCCATGTTCCAGAGCATGTCATAGCTAGATTGCCTATCTTGTGTTGCCATTTTACTATGATTCAGGCAAATTATCTGTTGTGTCCGGGCGTTATTTCCCCCTGTTCTGCGTTGCCAGTTTGCCATTTAAAATCTGTACATATGCGTCTTAGATTGGTGGATGTTACCGCTTCTTTAAACAGGAGGTGGTGCATGCTTTATTATGAGAGAGTAGCAAGAAATGCCATCACAGGAGCGGATGCTTTTATGCCTATTCAGTTGAGATTGAGTGAGAGCAAGAACCATTTCCTATGCATGCATGCCCACATTGCTTCAATGGTTTCGAGCAGACACTATCGAAAACGTGTGTTTGCTGTGTGCAACATTTCGAACACATGGCAAACAATGTGTGCCTaccaaaaaacacacggcaaaaaaccGGCACATGGCAAACACAACATTTATCGTGTGCCAGATatatgacactcggcaaagctgagtttgccgagtgccaaatatTTGACACTCGGCATAGAACCTCTTTGCCGAGTGACAAatatttggcactcggcaaatataagtttcaaatctaattttgaatcactaaataaatttaaatgaaAAAGTTTTCACCTATAAAGTTGTGTAACTTCAgaagatctacaatttttatataaatcttttattttttgatAAAGTGATAGTAAATTTGTTCACAAAATCGATAGCCCTCCGATATAGTTTCAAAACATATATATGAGACCTATAAGATTTGTGAATAATATTACTACCACTATGTCcaatgagaaaaaaaatcaaaataaaaattgttGATCTTCAGAAGTTgaacaactttgtagttgatttttttaaatttgaaatcaTATTGTCAACGAAAAGTACGTTTGAActtctcaaatttgaaattcaaatttcgtAAACGACATTGGATGGAGAAAGtaccaaaacgaaagttgtagatctcgaaaaggtATGAAACTTTGTATTTGACAActttttgatttgaatttgttGAGGACCTTAAACAAACCATTTACAGTTTTAcacacaaaaaaataaaaaaaacatttgccgagtgtttttatgGGGTACTTGGCAAAAAGGCCATGTCATTGATCCACACCCATTGGATGGAGCTCTCTTATTGGTCCCctcccccccacccccctcccACCGGATCAGACGCTGTCTGCCACTtatttctctccctccctcaccctctcCCTGCCTCTCTCATCTCTGCCGACGTCGATGGCAGGGGCTACCAGTGCcggccggccccggcggcggcgtgacctCGAGTGCTGGCCGGTGGGGCCCCTCAGCGGCGGAGGCCTGTGGCTCGAGCAGCGACGCGGCCACgggtggcggccgccgcgacGCAGCCCTCAAGGGGCGGTGGTACGACCTCGGGCGGCATCGGCGGCGACCATGAGAGGCGGCCTGGTCGTGGCTCCGGCAACTGATGGGGGCGCCTGCGGGCAGGGGCGGCCCGGCCAcgggcggcggccagcaggGCCACCTGCGGgcgccaccccctcccctcctctcctagctagccggcggcgtggtggtgacggcggccggcggcgtggtggtggttGCCGGCGTGGTGGCAGCAGCTGCTGCCGttgttttttattattattttgaaaaAATGTTTGCCGACTATCCGAGAAAAAGTTTGCCGATGGTTGAATGACATGTGTTGTTTGTCTGTGCAACACACCGCAAAAGggaatttgccgtgtgcctcgggcacacggcaaacgtgcCGAATCCCATAGTGAGAGACTCTAGCTTCTGAAATTTATGGAAAGCTTTCGCAAGAGAAAAGACACTTCCCTCTGTTTTTTTAATAATTATATAAACTGTTGGTGTAAAAGCTAAGCAAAACTTGCAGCTATTGTAGTAATAGGCAACGTATGGCATGGAAACCAAGCTCCTGTGCAAAAGGTGGGTTTTTTTTTAGCACTTAACCCCATCTcacttttctttcaaaaaaaaacccaTCTCACTTTGTGCCACCCCCAAACGAGTGCACCGGTTCGCTTCcccgcccccctcccccacATCGATCGTCGCGGTTTTCCTCGGCCAGGACGTCGCCGCACCCTGCGTCTGCGTGAGGCTGCCGCCCCAGCCAGGagaccgccgcccctgcgtgtCCGCACTTGCCGCGGCCTGCGTACCCGCACTCGGCGCGCCCTACGTGAGGCCGCCGGCGTTGGCCGCGCCCTCGAGAGGACGGCGCCGCTCCTGGGTGAGACCGCCGCCCCACCACAGCCAGGACGTCGCCGCGCACGCGTGAAGACGTCGCCGCCTGGAACCGTGCCGCCCCAGCCAGCAAGAAgatcgccgcggccgcgcacgCGTGAGGCCCGCCTGGAGACCGTCGCCCAGGACGCGTGATCGCTGCAGCAGAGCTCGTCGGCCACTGCTCGAGGTAGGGCGCCGGTCACCCAGATCCAGCGCCGACGAGGGCGCGGCTGGGGCGACTCCAGATGGGGGGCGAGCGGCTGGGGCTGGGGCGGTCTCCAGGCGAGGGTTCGCTGGGGCGTCTCCGTTCGCAGGGTCACCAGGCGCGACTCCAGCtgcagggccggcggcgggctccttctgcaggggcggcggcggcctatcGGGCCAGAATCGTGAGGACCGACGGGGGAAGGGAAACGAACCGGTGCACTGCTTCCAGGGTTTTTTTCTCACAAAGTGAGATTAAGAGGGGATTGGTGGAGGGTTTGAGTGCTAAAAAAATCCACCTTTATCTCTAGGCATTGGATTAGAATCATGGGGTCCTGATAGCTGGTTTGCATAGTTTGCACAGTAGCTTGGTTTCTATGCCATATGTTGCCATTGTAATAAGAAATGGTTAAAGCATCTGTTGACGTGGAAGCCGGAATAATAATCTTTCTACTCCATTGTCTAAT
Proteins encoded:
- the LOC120669590 gene encoding eyes absent homolog, whose protein sequence is MDEIVPALATSQASTDVLTEQPLNVYIWDMDETLILLKSLLDGSYAGAFDGLKDREKSVEIGKRWENLILELCDEHFFYEEIENYNEPYLNALSEYDDGRDLTSYDFEADCFSSPYDDVNKKKLAYRHRAIGEKYAKGLEKILDQHMVKVWNDLYSLTDKYTDGWLSSAHKLLEEALGKSAATPTTNSSSINCIVTSGSLIPSLAKCLLYRLDDVVSAENVYSSWEVGKLQCFKWIKERFDGPNVRFCAIGDGHEECSAAQVMKWPFIKIEFQPDAPHRFPGLDMATVQTYMDVIYESSSKDG